The following is a genomic window from Bosea sp. RAC05.
GGATCCGCGCCAGGGGAGCGATCGAGGGCAGGGCGCTCGTGCTGCGGGCGGGTGCGAGGGTCGGCAGCGCCGGAACGGCCGCTGCAGCGAGCAGGGTGCGGGCAAAGGCCCGGCGGGAAAGATCGATCATGGTCGGCGTCCTTGTCTGGCGCTGGGGCCGGGCCTTGCGCGGCTGAAAGAAGGGGACACGCGGCAGCCCGCGCAGGGCGAGATCGCCGCGTGTCGGTTTCTCGGGCTGCTTACTGGTTGAGCTTCGGCCAGTTCTGCACGGCCTTCGCGACGAGGGCGGTCTGGTCCGCCTTGAACAGCTTCAGGATGTCGCCGTTGAACACGACGAACAGCTTGCCGTCGGTAATCGTCCAGCCATCGGCGGGATCGATGTCGAAGAGCTTGCCGTTCGCCACCCCCCAGGCGCAGAAGCCGCCGTACTGGGGCAGGTACTTCGCGGGTTCTTTCTCGAAGGCCGCCTTGTGGGCGGCATTGGCAAAGCGCCAGGTCAGCCCCGCATTCGTCGCGGTGATGGTGTCGAGGCCCCTCTCGGCCTTGCCGCCGGTGAAGTAGGCGACCGGATCGTAGCCCTTGAGGCCGATGCCGGCATACATCGAGTTCGGCGCGCCGCCGGTGCGCGATTGCGCGAGGGCGGGGGATGCCAGGCTCGCCCAGGCGAGCCCGAGGGCGGCGGTGGCCAGCGCGGTCCGGCGCGACGGGATCATGGTCATGGTGGTTCTCCTGTTGTCTGGGGCGTCTTCGGGCAGGCTGCGCTTCAGGCGGCCTTGCGGGCGGTGACGACAGGGAAATCGATGGTCGTCTCGGCGACGCTGTTGACATAGTTCGTCCAGGTGTTCAGGGCGACGTGCAGCACGATCTCGACGATCTGCGCGTCGTCATACCCTGCAGCCTTGATCGCGCGGACGTCGTCGTCGCTCACATGGCCCCGTCGACGGACGACCTCGGCGGCGAAGCGCAGGGCGGCATCGGCCTTGGGATCGTTCGATGCGCCGCTGCGATTGGCGGTCATCTCGGCATCGTCCAGCTTGGCCATGTTCTTGCCGATATAGGTGTGGGCCGAGAGGCAGTAGTCGCAGCCGTTGATCTCGGCGACGGCGAGAGCGATCCGCTCGCGCGTCGGGGCAGGCAGGGTGCCCTTGCCCAGGGCACCCGACAGGCCGAGATAGCCTTCCAGGGCGGCGGGGCTGTTCGAGACGAGGCGAAACAGGTTCGGCACGACGCCGATCTGCTTCTTGACAGCTTCGAGAAGCGGCTGGGCGGCAGCCGGCGAGGCTTCGATGGATGCGGGGATGGCAAGGCGGGGCATGGTCGGTTCCCTTCACGGCGCGGCCGGAACGGCCTGCTGTCCATGGAGGTAGCCCCTTCCAAATTCGCCCGGCAGTCGGCAATGTCGAGAAGGATTCTCCCAGAATTTGGAAGAGACATGGATCGTCTGGAATCGATGTCGATCCTTCTCGAGGTCGTCAAAGCGGGCAGCTTCTCTGCGGCAGGGCGAAAACTCGGCGTGCCCCTTGCCACGGTCAGTCGCAAGATCTCGGATCTCGAAACCTTCCTGGGGACCCGCATCTTCAATCGGTCGACCCGGCAGTTCGCGCTGACCGAGGCGGGCTTGACCTATGTGGAGGCCTGCGAGCGGATTCTGGAGGAGTTGCGAGAGGCGGAGAAAGCCGTCGCGGGCGAATACAGAGCGCCGCGCGGGAATCTCACGATTGCCTCGCCGGTGGTTTTCGGACGGATGCACCTCGTCCCGGTGGTGGCCGAATTCCTCAAGGCCTACCCCGAGATCGATGCCCGCATCGTGCTGGCGGATCGCGTGCCTGAGCGGATGATCGACCTCGTCAAGGAGCACATCGATCTGGCCGTCCGGATTGGACGCCTGCCGGACAGTTCCATGCACGCGTCGAAGATCGGTTCGGCGCAGTTCGCCGTCTGTGGCAGCCCTCGCTATTTTGCCGAGCGAGGCACGCCATCAGTTCCCGAAGATCTGGCCGCCCATCTCTGCGTCACCTTCGAGGGGCTGAATTCACCCACCGAATGGAGCTTTGTCCGGGACGAGGTCGCTCTCGTGGCGCCGATTCATTCCCGACTGATCGTCAACACGGCGCAAGCGGCGATCGAGGCGGTAACCGAGGGTTTCGGCGTAACGCGCGTGCTGTCATATCAGATAAGAGACTTGGTCGAATCCGGGAAACTGGTTCAGATTCTGCATCAATTCATGCCGACACAGTATGACGTCAACATTGTATACGCAAATCAGCCGTATCTGCCGCAGAAGATCCGCGCCTTTCTGGATTTCGCGGCCCCGCGGTTGAAGTCGCGACTAGGCTAGGCCAGATTCGGAACAGGCGTCGGCTGGCGCAGGGCGCTGACGTCCGATCATCGCCGATTTGTCTGCGACAGGGCGGGCGAACCGGCCAGCGCCTGGTATTCCCGTTCCATCGCGATGGTGAGATGCCGGGTGGCTTCTGCCCGGGTAAGGCGCGGGTCGCCAGCCAGGGTCAGGCCGGCTAGCCCTTGCAGCAGGGCGATGATGCGCCAGCTCGCACCCTGAGGGTCGCCGCAGGACCACGCGCTTTCGACGCAGCCACGCTCGAACAGGCCGGCCAGGGCCTGCCACCACTGATCCGTGCATGCGGCCACCACCCGGGACATGGACGGGTCTGCGGCCGCCAGTTCGGTCGCCTCGATCCAGAGGCGCCAGACCGGGTCCGCGGATTCGGCGAAGGCAGTGGCGATGACGTCGCGCAGCACCTGCGAAGCCTCGACGTCGCAGCGCTGGCGGATCGCGCTGTCGAGATCCGCCTGGGCAATCCGGGCAAACGCCAGCGAC
Proteins encoded in this region:
- a CDS encoding carboxymuconolactone decarboxylase family protein, with translation MPRLAIPASIEASPAAAQPLLEAVKKQIGVVPNLFRLVSNSPAALEGYLGLSGALGKGTLPAPTRERIALAVAEINGCDYCLSAHTYIGKNMAKLDDAEMTANRSGASNDPKADAALRFAAEVVRRRGHVSDDDVRAIKAAGYDDAQIVEIVLHVALNTWTNYVNSVAETTIDFPVVTARKAA
- a CDS encoding YHS domain-containing (seleno)protein, coding for MTMIPSRRTALATAALGLAWASLASPALAQSRTGGAPNSMYAGIGLKGYDPVAYFTGGKAERGLDTITATNAGLTWRFANAAHKAAFEKEPAKYLPQYGGFCAWGVANGKLFDIDPADGWTITDGKLFVVFNGDILKLFKADQTALVAKAVQNWPKLNQ
- a CDS encoding LysR family transcriptional regulator; translation: MDRLESMSILLEVVKAGSFSAAGRKLGVPLATVSRKISDLETFLGTRIFNRSTRQFALTEAGLTYVEACERILEELREAEKAVAGEYRAPRGNLTIASPVVFGRMHLVPVVAEFLKAYPEIDARIVLADRVPERMIDLVKEHIDLAVRIGRLPDSSMHASKIGSAQFAVCGSPRYFAERGTPSVPEDLAAHLCVTFEGLNSPTEWSFVRDEVALVAPIHSRLIVNTAQAAIEAVTEGFGVTRVLSYQIRDLVESGKLVQILHQFMPTQYDVNIVYANQPYLPQKIRAFLDFAAPRLKSRLG
- a CDS encoding TetR family transcriptional regulator C-terminal domain-containing protein → MPASQRREAIIAASQKVLLAKGLMAATTRDVTEELGVGVGLLSHYFSWTDLRSLAFARIAQADLDSAIRQRCDVEASQVLRDVIATAFAESADPVWRLWIEATELAAADPSMSRVVAACTDQWWQALAGLFERGCVESAWSCGDPQGASWRIIALLQGLAGLTLAGDPRLTRAEATRHLTIAMEREYQALAGSPALSQTNRR